From the Streptomyces pluripotens genome, one window contains:
- a CDS encoding ATP-binding protein, which translates to MRTELDAGREPVDFGIIDESDLIRVRKVLRTEAEEVGLNLVDTTKLITAGSELARNILNYATDRRGRVHVEQVRRGGRRGVRATFADDGPGIADIDAAMTDGFSTRGSMGLGLPGAKRLVDDMTLTSSPGTGTTVVIVKWQR; encoded by the coding sequence GTGCGGACCGAGCTGGACGCAGGCCGGGAGCCCGTGGATTTCGGCATCATCGACGAGTCCGACCTCATCCGGGTCCGCAAGGTGTTGCGCACCGAGGCGGAAGAGGTGGGACTCAACCTCGTCGATACGACCAAGCTGATCACGGCGGGCAGCGAGCTGGCCCGCAACATCCTCAACTACGCGACCGACAGACGCGGGCGGGTCCACGTCGAGCAGGTACGTCGCGGCGGACGGCGAGGGGTCCGGGCGACGTTCGCCGACGACGGGCCCGGCATCGCCGACATCGACGCGGCCATGACCGACGGCTTCAGCACCCGCGGCAGCATGGGACTCGGCCTACCGGGTGCGAAACGCCTGGTCGATGACATGACCCTCACCTCGTCCCCGGGCACCGGTACGACGGTGGTGATCGTCAAGTGGCAGCGCTGA
- a CDS encoding CGNR zinc finger domain-containing protein yields MALRTATTPPYGLRFDAGRLCLDLLATAHPAERLDSVEALGAWIIGAGLVPPGTPLARADASWAVGFRELRSCIGQLVRAFVTAGDSPSCDRALARLNEVARAAPPALRAVRGEDGPLVRELVGPPECAGLLAVVARDAVELLTDPVARAAVRECEGDECPLVYLDTSRGRRRRWCSSEVCGNRERVARHRRRAALAQA; encoded by the coding sequence ATGGCCCTGCGTACGGCCACCACGCCCCCGTACGGGCTGCGGTTCGATGCCGGGCGGCTCTGCCTGGATCTCCTGGCCACCGCGCATCCCGCCGAACGCCTCGACTCGGTCGAGGCGTTGGGCGCGTGGATCATCGGCGCCGGACTCGTTCCGCCTGGTACGCCACTTGCCCGTGCCGATGCTTCCTGGGCGGTGGGGTTCCGTGAACTACGCAGCTGCATCGGTCAGTTGGTGCGTGCGTTTGTGACGGCCGGGGACTCGCCGTCGTGCGACCGTGCGCTCGCCCGGCTCAATGAGGTCGCCCGCGCCGCGCCCCCCGCCCTGCGTGCGGTGCGCGGCGAGGACGGCCCGCTGGTGCGGGAGCTGGTCGGTCCACCGGAGTGTGCTGGGCTGCTCGCCGTCGTCGCCCGGGACGCCGTGGAGCTGCTGACCGATCCCGTGGCGCGGGCGGCCGTACGGGAGTGCGAGGGGGACGAGTGTCCGCTCGTGTACCTGGACACCTCGCGGGGGCGACGCCGGCGCTGGTGCTCCAGTGAGGTGTGCGGGAACCGGGAGCGGGTGGCCCGGCACCGGCGCCGGGCGGCGCTCGCGCAGGCCTGA
- a CDS encoding SpoIIE family protein phosphatase — MSEHAHRRHGVAAEEDVGALRRSVARLAATQHGVRPGVAELVATELGTNLLRHAVPGGYVLARRAGDGVELISVDHGPGLPLGVLDARPTPSPPDPAPHRGRGMHAGLSVVRRQAAEFDCYSTRRGTVVYARVGGPAPADHGRWRFGGVNIPYGGDGESGDSWAVTADQTLAALVVDGLGHGPAAAVAARAAVEVFERSPLTSPERFIQHAHEAMRTTRGGVLGMCVIDPTRGELVYAGVGNITGRVLTGSRNVHLLDRPGTLGTHLPLPSTRLQHVPWEPGSALILVSDGIRSGWGLADHPGLLGHHPAIVAAVLHRDHGRTNDDATVLVVHDKAGMP, encoded by the coding sequence GTGAGCGAGCACGCGCACCGCCGTCACGGCGTCGCCGCCGAGGAGGACGTCGGCGCCCTGCGCCGTTCCGTGGCGAGACTGGCGGCCACCCAGCACGGAGTGCGCCCCGGCGTGGCCGAGCTGGTGGCCACGGAGCTGGGTACCAACCTGCTGCGCCACGCCGTTCCCGGCGGCTACGTCCTGGCCCGCAGGGCCGGCGACGGCGTCGAGCTGATCTCCGTCGATCACGGCCCCGGCCTGCCCCTCGGCGTCCTCGACGCCCGGCCGACCCCCTCCCCGCCGGACCCCGCCCCGCACCGCGGGCGCGGCATGCACGCGGGTCTGAGCGTCGTACGCCGTCAGGCCGCCGAGTTCGATTGCTACTCCACCCGCCGTGGCACGGTTGTCTACGCCCGCGTCGGTGGCCCCGCCCCCGCCGACCACGGCCGCTGGCGTTTCGGCGGCGTCAACATCCCCTACGGCGGCGACGGTGAGTCCGGCGACTCCTGGGCCGTCACGGCGGACCAGACGCTGGCGGCGCTGGTCGTCGACGGGCTCGGGCACGGCCCCGCCGCCGCGGTCGCGGCTCGCGCCGCGGTCGAGGTGTTCGAGCGCAGCCCGCTCACGTCGCCGGAACGCTTCATCCAGCACGCCCACGAGGCGATGCGGACAACCCGGGGCGGTGTCCTGGGCATGTGCGTGATCGACCCCACGCGCGGGGAACTCGTCTACGCCGGCGTGGGCAACATCACCGGACGGGTCCTCACCGGCAGCCGCAACGTGCACCTGCTGGACCGCCCCGGCACCCTCGGCACGCACCTCCCCCTACCTTCCACCCGCCTCCAGCACGTACCGTGGGAGCCGGGCTCCGCCCTGATCCTGGTTTCCGACGGAATCCGCTCCGGCTGGGGCCTCGCGGACCATCCGGGCCTGCTCGGCCACCATCCGGCGATCGTGGCCGCAGTGCTGCACCGCGACCACGGCCGCACCAACGACGACGCCACGGTACTCGTGGTCCACGACAAAGCCGGCATGCCATGA
- a CDS encoding phosphoketolase family protein encodes MPELVHHDSTALTDEELRSLDAHWRAANYVAVGQIYLMANPLLREPLRPEHIKPRLLGHWGTSPGLNLVYTHLNRVIKARGVDALCVWGPGHGGPAVLAGSWLEGTYSETYPDVARDAAGMGRLFRQFSFPGGVPSHVAPQTPGSIHEGGELGYSLAHAYGAAFDHPGLLVTCVIGDGEAETGPLAASWHSNKFLDPVRDGAVLPVLHLNGYKIANPTVLSRLPEAELDALLRGYGHEPIHVTGDDPATVHRAMAAAFDEALDRIALVQRTAREGGGAERPHWPMIVLRTPKGWTGPAEVDGVPVEGTWRAHQVPLAGVRENPEHLRQLEQWLRSYRPEELFGADGRPAAEVLACVPEGAKRLGATAYANGGLLVRDLPLPALDRFAVPVDKPGTTLHEPTRVLGDLLEQVMKDTSTRRDFRLVGPDETASNRLQAVFDASGKAWQAQTLPVDEHLDRHGRVLEILSEHTCQGWLEGYLLTGRHGLFSCYEAFVHIVDSMVNQHIKWLKTSRELPWRAPIASLNYLLTSHVWRQDHNGFSHQDPGFVDHVLNKSPDVVRVYLPPDANTLLSVADHVLRSRDYVNVVVAGKQPSFDWLTMDQARAHCARGAGIWDWAGSPNTDEPDVVLACAGDVPTLEVLAAAQLLRRHLPDLAVRVVNVVDMTRLMPHEEHPHGMTDAEYDGLFTTDKPVIFAYHGYPWLIHRLAYRRTGHKNLHVRGYKESGTTTTPFDMVVRNDLDRYRLVMDVIDRVPGLAVRAAAVRQEMADARTRHHSWIRAHGTDMPEVADWSWDG; translated from the coding sequence ATGCCCGAGCTGGTACACCACGACAGCACTGCACTGACCGACGAGGAATTGCGCAGTCTGGACGCGCATTGGAGGGCGGCCAACTATGTGGCCGTGGGTCAGATCTACCTCATGGCCAATCCGTTGTTGCGTGAGCCGTTGAGGCCGGAGCACATCAAGCCGCGGTTGCTTGGTCACTGGGGTACTTCGCCGGGGTTGAACCTCGTGTACACCCACCTCAATCGTGTGATCAAGGCGCGTGGAGTGGACGCGTTGTGTGTGTGGGGGCCGGGTCATGGTGGTCCGGCTGTTCTGGCGGGTTCCTGGTTGGAGGGGACGTATAGCGAGACCTATCCGGATGTGGCTCGGGATGCGGCCGGTATGGGGCGGTTGTTCCGGCAGTTCTCCTTCCCGGGTGGGGTGCCCAGTCATGTGGCGCCCCAGACGCCGGGTTCGATCCACGAGGGCGGTGAGTTGGGGTACTCCCTCGCGCACGCCTACGGTGCTGCCTTCGACCATCCGGGTCTGCTGGTGACCTGTGTGATCGGTGACGGTGAGGCGGAGACGGGGCCGTTGGCCGCGTCCTGGCATTCCAACAAGTTCCTCGATCCCGTGCGTGATGGCGCTGTTCTGCCGGTCCTGCACCTCAACGGCTACAAGATCGCCAATCCGACCGTGCTCTCCCGGCTTCCCGAGGCCGAGCTCGATGCGTTGCTGCGCGGGTACGGTCACGAGCCGATCCATGTCACCGGCGACGACCCGGCGACCGTGCACCGGGCCATGGCGGCGGCTTTCGACGAAGCCCTCGACCGCATCGCGCTGGTGCAGCGCACGGCCCGCGAGGGCGGGGGCGCCGAGCGGCCCCATTGGCCGATGATCGTGCTGCGCACACCGAAGGGCTGGACCGGCCCGGCGGAGGTGGACGGGGTACCGGTGGAGGGCACCTGGCGCGCCCACCAGGTCCCGTTGGCCGGGGTGCGGGAGAACCCGGAGCACCTGCGCCAACTGGAGCAGTGGTTGCGCTCGTACCGGCCCGAGGAGTTGTTCGGCGCTGATGGCCGGCCCGCCGCGGAGGTCCTGGCGTGTGTGCCCGAGGGTGCCAAACGGCTCGGTGCCACCGCGTACGCCAACGGCGGTCTCCTCGTGCGGGACCTGCCCCTGCCGGCGTTGGACCGGTTCGCGGTGCCGGTGGACAAGCCCGGCACGACCCTGCACGAGCCGACCCGGGTCCTGGGAGACCTCCTCGAACAGGTCATGAAGGACACCTCGACCCGCCGGGACTTCCGCCTCGTGGGCCCCGACGAGACCGCCTCCAACCGACTGCAAGCCGTCTTCGACGCCAGCGGCAAGGCCTGGCAGGCCCAAACCCTCCCGGTCGACGAGCACCTCGACCGACACGGCCGGGTACTGGAGATCCTCTCCGAACACACCTGCCAGGGCTGGCTGGAGGGCTACCTCCTGACCGGCCGACACGGACTGTTCTCCTGCTACGAGGCGTTCGTACACATCGTCGACTCGATGGTCAACCAGCACATCAAATGGCTCAAGACCTCCAGAGAACTCCCATGGCGCGCCCCCATCGCCTCCCTGAACTACCTTCTGACCTCGCACGTCTGGCGCCAGGACCACAACGGCTTCTCCCACCAGGATCCCGGCTTCGTCGACCACGTCCTGAACAAGAGCCCCGACGTCGTCCGCGTCTACCTACCGCCGGACGCCAACACCCTGCTCTCCGTCGCCGACCACGTCCTGCGCAGCCGGGACTACGTCAACGTCGTCGTAGCCGGCAAACAACCCAGCTTCGACTGGCTGACCATGGACCAAGCCCGCGCCCACTGCGCCCGCGGCGCCGGCATCTGGGACTGGGCCGGCTCACCGAACACCGACGAGCCGGACGTCGTCCTCGCCTGCGCCGGAGACGTGCCCACGCTGGAAGTACTGGCCGCGGCCCAACTGCTGCGCCGGCACCTGCCCGACCTCGCCGTCCGTGTGGTCAACGTGGTCGACATGACCCGGTTGATGCCGCACGAGGAACACCCGCACGGTATGACCGACGCCGAATACGACGGTCTGTTCACCACGGACAAGCCGGTGATCTTCGCCTACCACGGGTACCCGTGGCTGATCCACCGCCTGGCCTACCGCCGTACCGGGCACAAGAACCTGCACGTGCGCGGTTACAAGGAGTCGGGAACCACGACCACGCCGTTCGACATGGTGGTCCGCAACGACCTCGACCGCTACCGCCTGGTCATGGACGTCATCGACCGCGTGCCCGGCCTCGCCGTCCGTGCCGCCGCCGTACGCCAGGAGATGGCCGACGCCCGCACCCGCCACCACAGCTGGATCCGCGCCCACGGCACCGACATGCCGGAAGTCGCCGACTGGAGCTGGGACGGCTGA
- a CDS encoding PAS domain S-box protein, with the protein MTAPSEDGRDPQASLRDLEAMLDAVTDHAVIKLGPSGEVVRWSRTAQAMTGYAGHEAVGRPVSVLHTEEERRAGLAEQELEAARREGRQEYQGWRVRKGGERFLARVTLTPVRGENGSVTGFVETLRDVTESARAESLFHGLLQSAPDAMVIVGQDGRIVLVNEQTEDLFGYERGELAGREIEVLVPSRFRDRHFGHRAGYTSAPRRRAMGSELELYGLRRDGSEFPTEISLSPLQTPEGTLVVAAIRDATERRETEQRLQRQRDEILELSTPVIQVWDKVLALPIIGTLDTLRATRLTEGLLEKIAQTQAEVAILDISGVPTIDTQVAQHLLKTVQAAALMGTVSIMSGMRPETAQSMVHLGIDMGRLRSRSTLQDALQLALKVLAERDGTAETAARALANGGRGE; encoded by the coding sequence ATGACGGCGCCATCGGAGGACGGCCGGGATCCGCAGGCGAGCCTGCGCGATCTGGAGGCGATGCTGGACGCGGTCACCGACCATGCCGTCATCAAGCTGGGTCCCAGCGGCGAGGTGGTCCGGTGGAGCCGTACCGCCCAGGCGATGACGGGGTACGCCGGACACGAGGCAGTGGGCCGGCCGGTATCGGTGCTGCACACCGAGGAGGAGCGTCGCGCCGGACTGGCGGAACAGGAACTGGAGGCCGCCCGCCGGGAAGGACGGCAGGAGTACCAGGGCTGGCGGGTACGCAAGGGGGGCGAACGCTTCCTGGCCCGGGTCACGCTGACCCCGGTGCGCGGTGAGAACGGCTCGGTGACCGGCTTCGTGGAGACCTTGCGGGACGTCACGGAGAGCGCGCGGGCCGAGTCACTCTTCCACGGCCTGCTCCAGTCGGCCCCGGACGCGATGGTGATCGTCGGCCAGGACGGCCGGATCGTGCTGGTCAACGAGCAGACCGAGGATCTGTTCGGATACGAGCGGGGAGAACTGGCCGGCCGGGAAATCGAGGTGCTGGTGCCGTCCCGGTTCCGTGACCGGCACTTCGGCCACCGTGCCGGATACACGTCCGCCCCCCGGCGCCGCGCGATGGGCTCGGAACTGGAGCTGTACGGGCTGCGCCGGGACGGAAGCGAGTTCCCCACCGAGATCAGCCTCAGCCCGCTGCAGACGCCCGAGGGAACGCTCGTCGTCGCGGCGATCCGGGACGCCACCGAGCGCCGCGAGACCGAACAGCGGTTGCAGCGGCAGCGCGACGAGATCCTGGAACTGTCCACTCCGGTGATCCAGGTGTGGGACAAGGTGCTGGCCCTGCCGATCATCGGCACGCTGGACACCCTGCGGGCCACCCGGCTGACCGAGGGCCTGCTGGAGAAGATCGCCCAGACCCAGGCCGAGGTGGCCATCCTCGACATCAGCGGCGTACCCACCATTGACACCCAGGTCGCCCAGCACCTGCTGAAGACGGTGCAGGCGGCGGCGCTGATGGGCACGGTGAGCATCATGAGCGGAATGCGGCCGGAAACCGCGCAGTCCATGGTGCACCTCGGCATCGACATGGGCCGGCTGCGCTCGCGCAGCACGCTGCAGGACGCCCTGCAACTGGCCCTGAAGGTGCTGGCCGAACGCGACGGTACGGCTGAGACGGCCGCCCGCGCCCTGGCGAACGGGGGCCGCGGTGAATGA
- a CDS encoding HelD family protein, whose translation MAAQVQQSAVGPVHGAHDSVRDREISVEQEHLDRVYQRLEEKIHEAEFLMNDAAKRGQVGTPGALAERDAQVFRAGIHLNRLNNEFEDFLFGRIDLLLGKDGKKGPDGAYTAVEPAEGAVRDDNTADIAETLHIGRIGVLDAEYAPLVIDWRAPAAAPFYRATPVEPGRVVRRRVIRSKGRRVLGVEDDLMRPELTARLDGHELPVIGDGALMAALGRARSHTMRDIVSSIQAEQDLVIRAPAASVTYVEGGPGTGKTAVALHRAAYLLYQDRRRYAGGILIVSPTPLLVAYTEGVLPSLGEEGQVVIRAIGSLAADTAGAEATLYDSPSVARAKGSYRMLKVLRKAARGALELNDSPDRLRVVAFGRRLELEADQLEHIRRTALGGTAPVNLLRPRARRLLLDALWERSGSAARHTDPELAAELRSSFDEDITGEDAFLAFLDAWWPELSPKAVLRAMADEKRLGRWARRTLNPGEVRRVARSLKRDGHSVHDIAMLDELQAILGAPARPKKRRELDPLDQLTGLEELMPVRQETQRERAERLAQERTEYAHVIVDEAQDLTPMQWRMVGRRGRHATWTVVGDPAQSSWSDPDEAAEARDEALGTRPRRRFQLTVNYRNPAEIAELAAKVLALAMPGSEAPSAVRSTGVEPRFTVVRDSLERTVRAEAERLLDLVDGTVGVVVAMNRREEARHWLAGLGDRVVALGSLEAKGLEYDATVVVSPAEIADESPAGLRVLYVALTRATQQLTVVSGERDVPDAAGVPDLLRD comes from the coding sequence GTGGCCGCACAGGTTCAACAGTCCGCGGTCGGCCCGGTACACGGCGCACACGACTCCGTCCGTGACCGGGAGATCAGCGTCGAACAGGAACACCTGGACCGGGTGTACCAGCGGCTGGAGGAGAAGATCCACGAGGCCGAGTTCCTGATGAACGACGCGGCCAAGCGTGGACAGGTCGGCACCCCGGGCGCACTGGCCGAGCGGGACGCCCAGGTCTTCCGGGCCGGCATCCACCTGAACCGGCTCAACAACGAGTTCGAGGACTTCCTCTTCGGGCGGATCGACCTGCTGCTCGGCAAGGACGGCAAGAAGGGGCCCGACGGGGCTTACACGGCGGTGGAGCCGGCCGAGGGCGCGGTGCGGGACGACAACACCGCCGACATCGCCGAAACCCTGCACATCGGGCGGATCGGTGTGCTGGACGCGGAGTACGCGCCGCTGGTCATCGACTGGCGGGCGCCCGCCGCCGCACCCTTCTACCGGGCCACACCGGTGGAGCCGGGGCGGGTCGTACGGCGCCGGGTCATCCGCTCCAAGGGGCGCCGGGTGCTTGGCGTCGAGGACGACCTGATGCGGCCCGAGCTGACCGCCCGCCTCGACGGACACGAACTGCCGGTGATCGGTGACGGCGCCCTCATGGCCGCCCTCGGTCGGGCACGCAGCCACACCATGCGGGACATCGTCTCCTCCATCCAGGCCGAGCAGGACCTGGTCATCCGCGCCCCCGCCGCCTCCGTCACCTACGTGGAGGGCGGCCCGGGCACCGGCAAGACGGCCGTGGCCCTGCACCGGGCCGCCTATCTGCTCTACCAGGACCGGCGCCGGTACGCCGGCGGCATCCTCATCGTCTCGCCGACCCCGCTGCTCGTTGCCTACACCGAGGGCGTACTGCCCTCGCTCGGCGAGGAGGGCCAGGTCGTCATCCGCGCGATCGGCTCACTGGCCGCGGATACCGCCGGGGCGGAGGCCACGCTGTACGACTCCCCGTCGGTGGCCCGGGCCAAGGGCTCGTACCGGATGCTGAAAGTGCTGCGGAAGGCAGCGCGGGGCGCTCTGGAGCTGAACGATTCGCCTGACCGGCTCCGCGTCGTCGCCTTCGGACGCCGCCTCGAACTGGAGGCCGACCAGCTGGAACACATCCGGCGGACCGCCCTCGGCGGCACCGCGCCGGTCAACCTGCTCCGTCCGCGCGCCCGCAGACTGCTCCTGGACGCGCTGTGGGAGAGATCCGGTTCCGCCGCCCGGCACACCGACCCGGAACTGGCCGCGGAGCTGCGTTCCTCCTTCGACGAGGACATCACGGGCGAGGACGCCTTCCTCGCCTTCCTGGACGCCTGGTGGCCCGAGCTGAGCCCGAAGGCGGTGCTCCGCGCCATGGCCGACGAGAAGCGGCTCGGCCGCTGGGCCCGCCGGACGCTCAACCCGGGAGAGGTCCGCAGGGTCGCCCGCTCGCTCAAGCGGGACGGCCACTCGGTGCACGACATCGCCATGCTGGACGAACTGCAGGCGATCCTCGGTGCCCCGGCCCGCCCGAAGAAGCGGCGTGAGCTCGACCCGCTGGACCAGCTCACCGGCCTCGAGGAACTGATGCCGGTGCGGCAGGAAACCCAACGGGAGCGGGCCGAGCGCCTTGCGCAGGAGCGCACCGAGTACGCGCACGTCATCGTGGACGAGGCGCAGGACCTGACGCCGATGCAGTGGCGCATGGTCGGCCGCCGCGGTCGGCACGCCACCTGGACGGTCGTCGGTGACCCGGCCCAGTCCTCCTGGTCCGACCCGGACGAGGCGGCCGAGGCCCGCGACGAAGCACTCGGCACCCGACCCCGGCGCCGTTTCCAGCTCACGGTGAACTACCGCAATCCGGCCGAGATCGCCGAGCTCGCCGCCAAGGTGCTCGCCTTGGCCATGCCCGGCTCCGAGGCGCCGTCGGCCGTGCGGTCGACGGGGGTCGAGCCGCGCTTCACCGTCGTGCGGGACTCACTGGAGCGGACCGTGCGTGCCGAGGCCGAGCGGCTCCTGGACCTGGTGGACGGCACGGTCGGGGTGGTCGTGGCGATGAACCGGCGCGAGGAGGCCCGCCACTGGCTGGCCGGGCTCGGCGACCGGGTGGTCGCCCTCGGCAGTCTGGAGGCCAAGGGGCTGGAGTACGACGCCACGGTGGTCGTCTCGCCCGCGGAGATCGCTGATGAGTCCCCGGCCGGCCTGCGTGTGCTGTACGTGGCTCTGACCCGGGCCACCCAGCAGCTGACGGTGGTCTCTGGGGAGCGGGACGTGCCGGACGCGGCCGGAGTGCCCGACCTGCTGCGAGACTGA
- a CDS encoding sigma-70 family RNA polymerase sigma factor yields MGVRKDAAVANERGSRARHRMSSQPSEPDEELMRALYREHAGPLLAYVLRLVAGDRQRAEDVVQETLIRAWKNAGQLNRATGSVRPWLVTVARRIVIDGHRSRQARPQEVDPSPLEVIPAEDEIDKALWLMTLSDALDDLTPAHREVLVETYFKGRTVNEAAQTLGIPSGTVRSRVFYALRSMKLALEERGVTA; encoded by the coding sequence GTGGGCGTGCGCAAGGATGCGGCCGTGGCCAATGAACGTGGATCGAGGGCCCGACATCGCATGTCTTCACAGCCCTCGGAACCTGACGAGGAGCTGATGCGTGCCCTGTACCGGGAGCACGCCGGCCCCCTGCTCGCGTATGTCCTGCGGCTGGTCGCAGGCGATCGGCAGCGCGCCGAGGACGTCGTGCAGGAAACGCTCATCCGTGCCTGGAAGAACGCCGGTCAGCTCAATCGGGCGACCGGTTCGGTACGCCCCTGGCTGGTGACGGTCGCGCGCCGCATCGTCATCGACGGCCACCGCAGCCGGCAGGCCCGGCCGCAGGAGGTCGATCCGTCGCCGCTGGAGGTCATCCCCGCGGAGGACGAGATCGACAAGGCGCTGTGGCTGATGACGCTGTCGGACGCGCTCGACGACCTGACCCCGGCCCACCGGGAGGTACTCGTCGAGACGTACTTCAAGGGGCGTACGGTCAATGAGGCGGCCCAGACGCTGGGCATTCCCAGCGGCACGGTGCGGTCTCGGGTGTTTTATGCCCTGCGGTCGATGAAGCTGGCACTGGAGGAGCGGGGGGTGACGGCGTGA
- a CDS encoding STAS domain-containing protein, whose product MKIGDTLLVALQGDLDDTTVIRIEEQLTREVARTAATGMLIDVSRLSVVDSFIARVLARIVAMVRLLGAHAAVVGIQPAVAITLVELGVPMGHLDTALNAEQGLALLQRLRRTDAGTD is encoded by the coding sequence ATGAAGATCGGTGACACGCTGCTGGTGGCGTTGCAGGGCGACTTGGACGACACCACGGTCATCCGGATCGAGGAACAGCTGACCCGGGAGGTGGCCCGTACCGCCGCGACCGGCATGCTCATCGACGTCAGCCGGCTGAGCGTGGTCGACTCCTTCATCGCCCGGGTGCTGGCCCGCATCGTGGCCATGGTCCGACTGTTGGGCGCGCATGCCGCGGTAGTGGGCATCCAGCCCGCCGTGGCGATCACGCTGGTGGAACTGGGTGTGCCCATGGGCCATCTGGACACCGCGCTCAACGCCGAGCAGGGACTGGCGCTGTTGCAACGGCTGCGCCGCACCGACGCGGGAACGGACTGA
- a CDS encoding anti-sigma factor family protein — protein sequence MSGPMNPGQGSSVPNEHETVGAYALGILDDAEATAFEAHLAGCEWCAQQLDELAGMEPMLAALADLPGSGSTPAIGESLSARPSPRLAEKLVDEVAEHRAQKRRRGFYMIAAAAALIIAGPLAAVAVNSGSDGGGSQVTASSAQTAFEAMPEKKSATDPTSGLSATVGMTQKDWGTQAVLELKNAKGPLRCSLVLVAKNGQRVTMSSWSVPKWGYGIPNAKREEAKKPLYIGGAAAFTPNEIDHFEVVTFEGKKLVQVQA from the coding sequence ATGTCTGGACCCATGAACCCCGGTCAGGGATCTTCGGTGCCGAACGAGCACGAGACCGTCGGCGCCTACGCCCTCGGGATCCTCGACGATGCCGAGGCAACCGCCTTCGAAGCCCATCTCGCCGGCTGCGAGTGGTGCGCCCAGCAGCTGGACGAGTTGGCCGGTATGGAGCCCATGTTGGCCGCACTCGCGGACCTGCCGGGCTCCGGCAGCACACCGGCGATCGGTGAGTCGCTGTCCGCCAGGCCCAGCCCACGGCTGGCGGAGAAGCTGGTGGACGAGGTCGCCGAGCACCGTGCCCAGAAGCGCCGGCGCGGCTTCTACATGATCGCAGCGGCGGCTGCGCTGATCATCGCCGGCCCGCTGGCCGCGGTCGCGGTCAACAGCGGCTCCGACGGCGGGGGTAGCCAGGTCACCGCGTCCTCGGCCCAGACCGCCTTCGAAGCCATGCCCGAGAAGAAGTCGGCCACGGATCCGACGTCCGGATTGAGCGCGACCGTGGGCATGACGCAGAAGGACTGGGGTACCCAGGCGGTCCTGGAGCTGAAGAACGCCAAGGGGCCGCTGCGGTGCTCCCTGGTGCTCGTGGCGAAGAACGGGCAGCGTGTGACGATGTCCTCCTGGTCCGTGCCGAAATGGGGCTACGGCATCCCGAACGCCAAGCGCGAGGAGGCCAAGAAGCCGCTGTACATCGGCGGCGCCGCGGCCTTCACGCCGAACGAGATCGACCACTTCGAGGTCGTGACCTTCGAGGGCAAGAAGCTCGTACAGGTGCAGGCATAG